A region of Pyxidicoccus parkwaysis DNA encodes the following proteins:
- a CDS encoding ferrochelatase, translated as MNRLAPALRARLEPLDSLLGARASLAPDRARALTPCELAERITAGQGDEACLRAFVEGLRATVEALAEDFPDNIFWDLDYLARCLWEAGAPGDMEAFARRVVALCHGFGVRSELRFRYAHDFVFGYDWARWVMREPEQRAAIRPFDATFFDYLEGRRQELLVLVARDDTKYSQLKGAKFRNPFGFSREPEEEARLHQALAREDLIPVKAWRMDGDPRWHLPFADLRTKAANRLGLSRGSAS; from the coding sequence ATGAACAGGCTCGCCCCCGCGCTGCGTGCCCGGCTGGAGCCTCTGGATTCGTTGCTCGGCGCACGCGCGTCGCTCGCACCGGACCGCGCCCGAGCCCTCACCCCCTGCGAGCTGGCGGAGCGGATAACAGCGGGCCAGGGCGACGAGGCGTGCCTGCGTGCCTTCGTCGAAGGGCTGCGCGCCACCGTCGAGGCGCTCGCGGAGGACTTCCCCGACAACATCTTCTGGGACCTCGACTACCTGGCGCGCTGCCTGTGGGAAGCAGGGGCGCCGGGTGACATGGAGGCCTTCGCGCGGCGGGTGGTGGCGCTGTGCCACGGCTTCGGCGTCCGGTCCGAGCTGCGCTTCCGCTACGCGCACGACTTCGTCTTCGGCTACGACTGGGCCCGCTGGGTGATGCGCGAACCGGAGCAGCGCGCCGCCATCCGTCCCTTCGATGCCACCTTCTTCGACTATCTCGAAGGCCGGCGTCAGGAACTGCTGGTGCTCGTGGCTCGCGATGACACGAAGTACTCGCAACTGAAGGGCGCGAAGTTCCGCAACCCGTTCGGCTTCTCGCGCGAGCCCGAGGAAGAGGCACGGCTGCACCAGGCGCTCGCGCGCGAGGACCTCATCCCGGTGAAGGCGTGGCGGATGGATGGAGACCCGCGCTGGCACCTGCCCTTCGCCGACCTGCGCACGAAGGCGGCGAACCGGCTGGGCCTGTCGCGAGGCTCCGCCTCATGA
- a CDS encoding UbiA family prenyltransferase, whose protein sequence is MHVESMGLAGRWWYALKPASWPKVFVPALFGQAVGAAQAGRVSVGALAFGALWMVADVAFIVLLNDWGDRAVDALKRRMFPKAGSPKTIPDGILPAEALLAAGLGAGVVALLLAALAGTTLERPLLAPLSALALFVFIAYSLPPLRLNYRGGGEVLEMVGVGAMLPALHAYAQCGQWAPAGLVALLPGLLALSLSSALASGLSDEESDRAGGKRTWASVRGNAAARRGSEVLLVLGALLWLVVPGVMRLAPLRTVLPAAVVLFFAMRVRRRSADAVTNAFGAQSAYKLELHRAIWWGTFMLSGLVLMSGLGLFSGVSA, encoded by the coding sequence ATGCACGTCGAGTCCATGGGCCTGGCCGGGCGGTGGTGGTACGCCCTCAAGCCCGCGAGCTGGCCGAAGGTCTTCGTCCCCGCCCTCTTCGGGCAGGCGGTGGGCGCCGCCCAGGCGGGGCGCGTCTCCGTGGGGGCGCTCGCGTTCGGCGCGCTGTGGATGGTGGCGGACGTCGCCTTCATCGTCCTGCTCAACGACTGGGGCGACCGCGCGGTGGACGCGCTCAAGCGCCGCATGTTCCCGAAGGCCGGCTCGCCCAAGACGATTCCGGACGGAATCCTTCCCGCCGAAGCGCTGCTCGCCGCCGGGCTGGGCGCGGGCGTCGTCGCGCTGCTGCTGGCCGCGCTGGCTGGCACCACGCTGGAGCGTCCCCTGCTGGCACCCCTCTCCGCGCTGGCGCTGTTCGTCTTCATCGCCTACTCGCTGCCGCCCCTGCGGCTCAACTACCGGGGCGGTGGCGAGGTGCTGGAGATGGTGGGCGTTGGCGCCATGCTTCCCGCGCTGCATGCGTATGCGCAGTGCGGGCAGTGGGCTCCGGCGGGGCTCGTGGCGTTGTTGCCGGGACTGCTCGCGCTGTCGCTGTCGAGCGCCCTGGCCAGCGGCCTGTCCGACGAGGAGAGCGACCGTGCCGGAGGCAAGCGCACGTGGGCGTCGGTGCGGGGCAACGCCGCCGCGCGCCGGGGCTCGGAGGTGTTGCTGGTGCTCGGTGCGCTGCTGTGGCTCGTCGTGCCGGGCGTGATGCGCCTGGCCCCGCTGCGCACCGTCCTTCCCGCGGCCGTGGTGCTCTTCTTCGCGATGCGCGTGCGCAGGCGCAGCGCGGACGCGGTAACGAATGCCTTCGGCGCGCAGTCCGCGTACAAGCTGGAGCTGCACCGCGCCATCTGGTGGGGGACGTTCATGCTGTCCGGGCTCGTGCTCATGAGCGGCCTCGGACTGTTCTCGGGAGTGTCGGCATGA
- a CDS encoding ArnT family glycosyltransferase, with the protein MLTVAAVVRLVLALGTDVYSDTAYYWQWARHLAWGYYDHPPMVAWLIAVLGVHATALVCGAGTVAAVWGLARDVYGSREVAWRAAALWSVVPAGVVAGVWATPDSPLLLFWTLGLWALWRERWVWAGLACGLALLSKYPAVLLGLAFLLAAARARRLPWGAWLTGALALLCFVPVVLWNARHEWVGFLFQLHHGLSGARGGWASLGQYLAGQLALGGPVLFPLALVYAVRGPREQFLLRMAAVVPLLFFGYAAARTQGEANWPAAAYVAACVGVAGMRPVWQRAVAVSSLAVVLVVGSHVFFPVVRLEKDRVLSRTRGWTVLSELATPEKLFPGLDARNVAAIYAPEYQLASQVAYYAGGVTDTAPPARFSQYDLWPQVPLSPGQEVLWVMEEGGPGPPEELTDRFTAMSDAVPLVSELGDRRLHKFWVWRLWGVKH; encoded by the coding sequence GTGCTCACGGTGGCGGCGGTGGTGCGGCTCGTGCTCGCGCTGGGGACGGACGTCTATTCCGACACGGCGTACTACTGGCAGTGGGCGAGGCACCTCGCGTGGGGCTACTACGACCATCCGCCCATGGTGGCCTGGCTCATCGCCGTGCTCGGCGTGCACGCCACGGCGCTCGTGTGCGGCGCGGGCACGGTGGCCGCGGTGTGGGGCCTGGCGCGGGACGTGTACGGCAGCCGCGAGGTGGCATGGCGCGCGGCGGCGCTGTGGAGCGTGGTGCCCGCGGGCGTGGTGGCCGGCGTGTGGGCGACGCCGGACTCGCCGCTGCTCCTCTTCTGGACGCTGGGGCTGTGGGCCCTGTGGCGCGAGCGCTGGGTCTGGGCGGGGCTGGCCTGCGGGCTGGCGCTGCTGTCGAAGTACCCGGCGGTGCTGCTGGGCCTCGCCTTCCTGCTCGCGGCGGCGCGAGCGCGGCGGCTGCCCTGGGGCGCGTGGCTCACGGGCGCGCTGGCGCTGCTGTGCTTCGTGCCGGTGGTGCTTTGGAATGCGCGGCACGAGTGGGTGGGCTTCCTCTTCCAGCTCCACCACGGCCTGAGCGGCGCGCGCGGCGGATGGGCCTCCCTCGGCCAGTACCTCGCGGGGCAGCTCGCGCTGGGCGGCCCGGTGCTGTTCCCCCTCGCGCTGGTGTACGCGGTGCGCGGCCCGCGCGAGCAGTTCCTGCTGCGCATGGCGGCGGTGGTGCCGCTGCTCTTCTTCGGCTACGCGGCGGCGCGCACGCAGGGCGAGGCCAACTGGCCGGCGGCGGCGTACGTGGCCGCATGCGTGGGCGTGGCCGGCATGCGCCCGGTGTGGCAGCGAGCCGTCGCCGTCTCCAGCCTGGCGGTGGTGCTGGTGGTGGGCTCGCACGTGTTCTTCCCGGTGGTGCGCCTCGAGAAGGACCGGGTGCTGTCCCGCACGCGCGGGTGGACGGTGCTGAGCGAGCTGGCGACGCCGGAGAAGCTGTTCCCCGGCTTGGACGCGCGCAACGTGGCCGCCATCTACGCGCCCGAGTATCAGCTCGCGTCGCAGGTGGCGTACTACGCGGGCGGCGTCACGGACACGGCGCCGCCGGCGCGGTTCAGCCAGTATGACTTGTGGCCGCAAGTCCCGCTGTCCCCCGGACAGGAGGTGCTCTGGGTCATGGAGGAGGGAGGCCCCGGACCGCCGGAGGAGCTGACGGACCGCTTCACCGCGATGAGCGACGCGGTGCCCCTCGTCAGCGAGCTCGGGGACCGGCGGCTGCACAAGTTCTGGGTGTGGCGGCTGTGGGGAGTGAAGCATTGA
- a CDS encoding thioredoxin domain-containing protein has protein sequence MAAHTPPSGPTNRLGQEPSPYLRQHAHNPVDWYPWGDEALARARAENKPILLSVGYSACHWCHVMAHESFESPDIARLMNEGFINIKVDREERPDLDQIYQGVVQLMGQGGGWPLTVFLTPDLKPFYGGTYFPPQDRYGRPGFPRLLASLRDAWVNKQDEIQKQARLFEEGLGELAAYGLDAAAGAVSAGDVVAMGKYMAQQVDPVHGGFGGAPKFPNPMNLALMLRAWRRGAGAALKDGVFRTLERMALGGIYDQLGGGFHRYSVDERWLVPHFEKMLYDNAQLLHLYAQAQQVEPRPLWRKVVEETVEYVRREMTDAGGAFYAAQDADSEGEEGKFFVWRPEQLQAALPESQSELVLRHFRVTPPGNFEHGATVLEVAVPSEELAKQCGLSLEHVERELATARQTLFDAREQRVKPGRDDKILAGWNGLMIRGLALASRVFERPDWARQAATAADFVLAKLWDGTRLARSYQDGQARIDGFLEDYGDLASGLTALYQATFDAKYLEAADALVRRAVELFWDAEKAAYLTAPRGQKDLVVATYGLFDNAFPSGASTLTEAQVELAALTGDKRHLELPEKYVARMRDGLVKNAMGYGYLGLAADALVDGAAGVTFSGTREAVAPLVGSANRVYAPTFSFGWKEAGAPVPALLQEIFEGREPVGGKGAAYLCRGFVCERPLTDAEALAQRLAAPPAGA, from the coding sequence ATGGCCGCGCACACCCCGCCCTCCGGCCCCACCAACCGGCTGGGCCAGGAGCCCTCGCCCTACCTGCGCCAGCATGCCCACAACCCGGTGGACTGGTACCCCTGGGGCGACGAGGCACTCGCGCGCGCGAGGGCCGAGAACAAGCCCATCCTGTTGTCGGTGGGCTACTCCGCCTGCCATTGGTGCCACGTCATGGCGCATGAGTCCTTCGAGTCGCCGGACATCGCCCGGCTGATGAACGAGGGCTTCATCAACATCAAGGTGGACCGCGAGGAGCGGCCGGACCTGGACCAGATATACCAGGGCGTGGTGCAGCTCATGGGGCAGGGCGGAGGCTGGCCGCTCACGGTGTTCCTCACGCCGGACCTGAAGCCCTTCTACGGCGGCACCTACTTCCCGCCGCAGGACAGGTACGGCCGTCCCGGCTTCCCCCGGCTGCTGGCCTCGCTGCGTGACGCGTGGGTGAACAAGCAGGACGAAATCCAGAAGCAGGCCCGGCTCTTCGAGGAGGGCCTGGGCGAGCTGGCCGCCTACGGCCTGGACGCGGCCGCGGGCGCGGTGTCCGCCGGGGACGTAGTGGCCATGGGCAAATACATGGCCCAGCAGGTGGACCCGGTGCACGGCGGCTTCGGTGGGGCGCCCAAGTTCCCCAACCCGATGAACCTCGCGCTGATGCTGCGCGCATGGCGGCGCGGCGCTGGGGCGGCGCTGAAGGACGGCGTGTTCCGCACGCTGGAGCGCATGGCGCTGGGCGGCATCTACGACCAGCTCGGCGGAGGCTTCCACCGGTACTCGGTGGACGAGCGGTGGCTGGTGCCCCACTTCGAGAAGATGCTCTACGACAACGCGCAGCTGCTGCACCTGTACGCGCAGGCGCAGCAGGTGGAGCCCCGGCCGCTGTGGCGCAAGGTGGTGGAGGAGACGGTGGAGTACGTCCGCCGTGAGATGACGGACGCGGGCGGCGCCTTCTACGCGGCCCAGGACGCGGACAGCGAGGGCGAGGAGGGGAAGTTCTTCGTCTGGCGCCCGGAGCAGCTCCAGGCCGCGCTGCCGGAGTCCCAGTCCGAGCTGGTGCTGCGCCACTTCCGCGTCACGCCCCCGGGCAACTTCGAGCACGGCGCGACGGTGCTGGAAGTCGCAGTCCCTTCGGAGGAGCTGGCGAAGCAGTGCGGGCTGTCGCTGGAGCACGTGGAGCGGGAGTTGGCCACGGCCAGGCAGACGCTCTTCGACGCGCGCGAGCAGCGGGTGAAGCCGGGGCGGGACGACAAGATTCTGGCGGGTTGGAATGGGCTGATGATTCGCGGGCTGGCGCTCGCCTCGCGCGTCTTCGAGCGGCCGGACTGGGCGCGGCAGGCGGCGACGGCCGCGGATTTCGTGCTCGCGAAGCTGTGGGACGGGACGCGGCTGGCGCGCTCGTACCAGGACGGGCAGGCGCGCATCGACGGCTTCCTGGAGGACTACGGCGACCTGGCCTCAGGGCTCACCGCGCTCTACCAGGCGACCTTCGACGCGAAGTATCTGGAGGCGGCGGACGCGCTGGTGCGGCGCGCGGTGGAGCTCTTCTGGGACGCGGAGAAGGCGGCGTACCTCACCGCGCCTCGCGGACAGAAGGACCTGGTGGTGGCGACGTATGGCCTGTTCGACAACGCGTTCCCCTCGGGCGCGTCCACGCTGACGGAGGCGCAGGTGGAGTTGGCGGCGCTCACCGGGGACAAGCGGCACCTGGAACTGCCGGAGAAGTACGTGGCGCGGATGCGCGACGGGCTGGTGAAGAACGCCATGGGCTATGGCTACCTGGGGCTCGCGGCGGACGCGCTCGTGGACGGCGCGGCGGGCGTCACCTTCTCCGGGACGCGCGAAGCGGTGGCGCCGCTGGTGGGGTCGGCGAATCGCGTCTACGCGCCCACGTTCTCCTTCGGGTGGAAGGAGGCGGGCGCGCCGGTGCCTGCCCTGTTGCAGGAAATCTTCGAGGGCCGTGAGCCCGTGGGCGGGAAGGGCGCCGCGTACCTGTGCCGGGGCTTCGTTTGCGAGCGGCCCCTCACGGACGCGGAGGCGCTGGCCCAGCGGCTGGCCGCGCCCCCGGCGGGTGCCTGA
- a CDS encoding polysaccharide deacetylase family protein, translating into MNTQTRALAPGQVFVSLNFDDCLASQLQAASMLQARGMRGTFFINSGKLGMSDRLTLDQVRALRDAGHEIGGHTLTHPHLTSLSPDEQRKEICNDRVALLNAGFRVTSFAYPFGDEDSTTRQIVIDCNYNSARESGGLRVPGGGSGSPYAESVPPRDAYTIRTHGSVQDTTSLDTLKAYVTNAENSGGGWVPIVFHHICGPCNPPQQYSISPANLMAFLDWLAPRVSRGTTVVVMDTVIGGSLKPPVSWPPSQLFKNPSLETDSNGDGTPDCWQRGGFGTNTFTWTRTSDAHSGSWAQQVRISSYTNGDRKLISLQDSGTCAPASTAGHRYRISAWYKSTVQVRFKAYIRDSSGAWSYWSQGPLLPAASSYTFAEWTTAGAPSTALRLSLGMSLDRVGTLTVDDFTLTDVDATTAAREGEGYRRLEHVEEVEATMSP; encoded by the coding sequence ATGAATACCCAAACACGTGCGCTGGCGCCGGGACAGGTCTTCGTCTCGCTGAACTTCGATGACTGTCTGGCAAGCCAGCTCCAGGCCGCGTCCATGCTCCAGGCGCGGGGCATGCGCGGCACCTTCTTCATCAACAGCGGCAAGCTGGGCATGTCGGACCGCCTGACGCTCGACCAGGTACGCGCCCTCCGGGACGCCGGGCACGAGATTGGCGGCCATACGCTGACCCACCCGCACCTCACTTCGCTCTCCCCGGACGAGCAGCGGAAGGAAATCTGCAATGACCGGGTGGCGCTGCTCAACGCCGGCTTCCGGGTGACGTCCTTCGCGTATCCGTTCGGCGACGAGGACTCCACCACGCGGCAGATTGTCATTGATTGCAACTACAACTCAGCCCGGGAGAGCGGCGGGCTGCGAGTGCCGGGCGGCGGCAGCGGCAGTCCCTACGCGGAGTCGGTGCCTCCCAGGGATGCGTATACCATTCGCACGCACGGCTCGGTGCAGGACACGACCTCGCTGGACACGCTCAAGGCCTATGTGACCAACGCGGAGAACTCCGGCGGAGGCTGGGTGCCCATCGTCTTCCACCACATCTGCGGCCCGTGCAACCCGCCGCAGCAGTACTCCATCTCACCGGCCAACCTGATGGCCTTCCTGGACTGGCTGGCCCCGCGCGTCTCGCGAGGCACCACTGTCGTGGTCATGGACACCGTCATCGGCGGCTCGCTGAAGCCACCCGTGTCGTGGCCGCCCTCGCAGCTGTTCAAGAACCCATCGCTGGAGACGGACAGCAACGGCGACGGCACGCCGGACTGCTGGCAGCGCGGCGGCTTCGGCACCAACACGTTCACCTGGACGCGGACCTCGGACGCGCATAGCGGGAGCTGGGCGCAGCAGGTGCGCATCAGCAGCTACACCAACGGCGACCGCAAGCTCATCAGCCTGCAGGACAGCGGCACGTGCGCACCGGCGTCGACCGCCGGCCACCGCTACCGCATCTCCGCCTGGTACAAGTCCACCGTGCAGGTCCGCTTCAAGGCCTACATCCGAGACAGCTCGGGCGCCTGGAGCTACTGGAGCCAGGGCCCCCTGCTGCCGGCCGCCAGCAGCTACACCTTCGCCGAGTGGACGACGGCGGGAGCCCCCAGCACGGCCCTCCGGCTGAGCCTCGGCATGTCGCTGGACAGGGTGGGGACGCTCACGGTGGATGACTTCACACTCACCGACGTCGACGCGACGACGGCGGCCCGGGAAGGCGAAGGCTACCGGCGCCTCGAGCACGTGGAGGAGGTCGAGGCCACGATGTCGCCCTGA
- a CDS encoding transglutaminase-like domain-containing protein, whose product MTRPLRLTSLAAVSLCALLAGAPPALAQTPGAAASKMAPAKAPAEVSDVVKAPRPKGGEYFGLYLMDKKVGWLFTDVELLPGTPARVKATNQLVFKAMVSTRLSERLHREERIYEAKPGGRLVSFTVMQKGDGGDQLLEGTATDDGIRVVRKRPGRPDEELPRLPPSKERVEDADPTRVALLRKAKVTGFSLDGLDLETYGLTTTVEPQEQRVVNGVKVQLSKVSTLSEKEKVPVTSFITQRGEVVLVDFGQTMQARKEREAVAKRLDLVEVFGLTRVVLPKPLPESARAVPGKVTLVVQGLPEKFREETYRQKFKPLPDGQVEVTLQAAAPQELARKPRPLADPDGGENLKSSIIVESDAPAIREQAQKIVGDEKDAYRAAKKINTWVASMLTKDYGASADRATDVLSQRRGDCTEHSLLAVALLRAAGIPARRVDGVIYMVNQDGVPALYWHEWVEAFVGEWTQMDPTFNQVVADATHFGFGEEGNAEITPLIGSLKVTDVK is encoded by the coding sequence ATGACCCGCCCGCTCCGCCTGACGTCCCTCGCCGCCGTGTCCCTGTGCGCCCTGCTGGCGGGCGCGCCCCCAGCCCTCGCCCAGACCCCGGGTGCCGCGGCGTCCAAGATGGCGCCCGCGAAGGCCCCGGCCGAAGTCTCGGACGTGGTGAAGGCCCCCCGTCCGAAGGGGGGCGAGTACTTCGGCCTCTACCTCATGGACAAGAAGGTGGGCTGGCTCTTCACGGACGTGGAGCTCTTGCCCGGCACGCCCGCGCGGGTGAAGGCCACCAACCAGCTCGTCTTCAAGGCCATGGTGTCCACGCGCCTGTCCGAGCGCCTGCACCGCGAGGAGCGCATCTACGAGGCGAAGCCCGGCGGGCGCCTGGTGTCCTTCACCGTGATGCAGAAGGGTGACGGCGGAGACCAGCTGCTGGAGGGCACGGCCACCGACGACGGCATCCGCGTGGTGCGCAAGCGCCCGGGCCGCCCGGACGAGGAACTGCCCAGGCTGCCCCCCTCGAAGGAGCGCGTGGAGGACGCGGACCCGACGCGCGTGGCGCTGCTGCGCAAGGCGAAGGTGACGGGCTTCTCGCTGGACGGGTTGGATTTGGAGACCTACGGCCTCACCACCACCGTGGAGCCGCAGGAGCAGCGGGTGGTCAACGGCGTGAAGGTGCAGCTCAGCAAGGTGAGCACCCTGTCGGAGAAGGAGAAGGTGCCCGTCACCTCGTTCATCACCCAGCGCGGCGAGGTGGTGCTGGTGGACTTCGGCCAGACGATGCAGGCGCGCAAGGAGCGCGAGGCCGTCGCGAAGCGGTTGGATTTGGTGGAGGTGTTCGGCCTCACGCGCGTGGTGCTGCCCAAGCCGCTGCCCGAGTCCGCGCGCGCGGTGCCCGGCAAGGTGACGCTGGTGGTGCAGGGGCTGCCGGAGAAGTTCCGCGAGGAGACGTACCGGCAGAAGTTCAAGCCGCTGCCGGACGGCCAGGTGGAGGTGACGCTGCAGGCCGCCGCGCCGCAGGAGCTTGCCCGCAAGCCGCGCCCTTTGGCGGACCCGGATGGGGGAGAGAACCTCAAGTCCTCCATCATCGTGGAGAGCGACGCCCCGGCCATCCGCGAGCAGGCGCAGAAGATTGTCGGTGACGAGAAGGACGCGTACCGCGCGGCGAAGAAAATCAATACGTGGGTGGCCTCCATGCTGACCAAGGACTACGGCGCCAGCGCGGACCGGGCCACGGACGTGCTGAGCCAGCGGCGCGGGGACTGCACGGAGCACTCGCTGTTGGCGGTGGCCCTGCTGCGCGCGGCGGGCATTCCGGCGCGGCGCGTGGACGGCGTCATCTACATGGTGAACCAGGACGGCGTGCCCGCCCTCTACTGGCACGAGTGGGTGGAGGCCTTCGTGGGCGAGTGGACGCAGATGGACCCCACCTTCAACCAGGTGGTGGCGGACGCCACGCACTTCGGCTTCGGCGAGGAGGGCAACGCGGAAATCACCCCCCTCATCGGCTCGCTGAAGGTGACGGACGTGAAGTGA
- a CDS encoding GNAT family N-acetyltransferase: protein MDIALTGGNKDYSIIVAERDGQMVGYVCYGPTPMTEDTYDLYWIASAPEVRGQGVGAALVSGMEGDLRRRRARLIRVETSATEAYGPTRGFYASMKYGEEARIRDFYKVGDDLIILTKRL from the coding sequence GTGGACATCGCGCTGACGGGCGGCAACAAGGACTACTCCATCATCGTCGCGGAGCGGGACGGGCAGATGGTGGGCTACGTCTGCTACGGCCCCACGCCGATGACGGAGGACACCTACGACCTGTACTGGATTGCCTCCGCGCCCGAGGTGCGGGGCCAGGGCGTGGGCGCGGCGCTGGTGTCCGGCATGGAGGGCGACTTGCGCCGCCGCCGGGCCCGCCTCATCCGCGTGGAGACGAGCGCCACGGAGGCCTACGGCCCCACGCGCGGCTTCTACGCGTCCATGAAGTACGGTGAGGAGGCGCGCATCCGCGACTTCTACAAGGTGGGGGACGACCTCATCATCCTCACCAAGCGGTTGTAG
- a CDS encoding D-alanine--D-alanine ligase family protein, protein MHIILLHNRDHDLLEDDPGREAREDVVRVASALAEALSRGDTLAEPLAIEGDRLDFVDTLRRRQPDLVVNLCESLAADSRGEMAVPCLLDALGLPYTGSSALSLGLALHKPKAKEVLSARGVPTPAFRVVQKLEDALAIDLPWPLIVKPAREDASVGVTADSVVHDRAALVRACDAVLRTFHQPALVEQFIPGREIYVPLLGNQPRQPLPLTEIHFGRTFEERPNIVSYTAKWEPESDEYRDTTSGPCQVDASLEARCVQVALEAFAALDCQDYGRVDLRVSPEGVPYVIDINPNCDLHPSAGFAKAAKAAGMDYAALAARLVEVSLERAHGHPATRRKGQGAPRRADSKDRNLLAAGG, encoded by the coding sequence ATGCACATCATCCTGCTGCACAACCGCGACCACGACCTCCTCGAGGACGACCCCGGACGGGAGGCCCGCGAGGATGTCGTGCGCGTCGCCTCGGCGCTGGCCGAGGCGCTCTCCCGCGGAGACACCCTCGCCGAGCCGCTCGCCATCGAAGGCGACCGGCTGGACTTCGTGGACACGCTGCGCCGGCGCCAGCCGGACCTCGTCGTCAACCTCTGCGAGTCGCTCGCGGCGGACAGCCGTGGAGAGATGGCGGTCCCCTGCCTGCTGGATGCGCTCGGGCTGCCCTACACCGGCTCGTCCGCCCTCTCGCTGGGGCTGGCGCTCCACAAGCCGAAGGCCAAGGAGGTGCTGAGCGCGCGCGGCGTGCCCACTCCCGCCTTCCGCGTGGTGCAGAAGCTCGAGGACGCGCTCGCCATTGATTTGCCGTGGCCCCTCATCGTCAAGCCCGCGCGCGAGGACGCCAGCGTGGGCGTGACGGCGGACTCCGTCGTCCATGACCGCGCCGCGCTGGTGCGTGCCTGTGACGCGGTGCTCCGCACCTTCCATCAGCCCGCGCTGGTGGAGCAGTTCATTCCGGGACGTGAAATCTACGTCCCGCTGCTGGGCAACCAGCCGCGCCAGCCGCTGCCGCTGACGGAGATTCACTTCGGCCGTACTTTCGAGGAGCGGCCGAACATCGTCTCCTACACCGCCAAGTGGGAGCCGGAGTCGGACGAGTACCGCGACACGACCAGCGGGCCCTGCCAGGTGGACGCGTCGCTGGAGGCGAGGTGCGTGCAGGTGGCGCTGGAAGCCTTTGCAGCACTGGACTGTCAGGACTATGGACGGGTCGACCTCCGGGTGTCTCCGGAGGGCGTGCCCTACGTCATCGACATCAACCCCAACTGTGACCTTCACCCGAGCGCAGGGTTCGCCAAGGCCGCCAAGGCCGCGGGCATGGACTATGCGGCCCTGGCAGCCCGGCTCGTGGAGGTCTCTCTCGAGAGAGCACATGGACATCCGGCCACTCGCCGCAAAGGACAGGGAGCCCCTCGCCGCGCTGATTCGAAGGATCGAAACCTTCTCGCCGCAGGAGGTTGA
- a CDS encoding HD domain-containing protein: MRIRDPIHGTIPVSDAEKAVIDSRHYQRLRYVRQLGFGDLAFPGATHTRHVHSLGAMHVASRVFGAVASRSSLPDEVRERFCAAVRLAVLCHDLGHMPLSHASERIAPKRSLLRLPSWLDSTAEGEQATHEDFTAKILLDSSLTPIIQQHFGTLDITPMAAVALITGAKPPRDPGFTHQGVDWSPLLRAIVSGELDADRMDYLLRDSFYTGVNYGRYDMDWIINNLNPAVKDGRAYLALSRAAAFAFEDFLLSRYHMFVSVYLHHTSVNFDYMLRRYYEESPGEFEIPADSEAFLLCDDAALWYTLRRSKNRWAERITRRQGFKLLAQFTERDTGYDLDVLRSALVTHNFEHYVVESQNVLSKYASGPGGKGPSLFIIDASTGRLTEVARYTPLYQRYSGAVRLSRLYVRPDQAEKAHELMGRLLGQTVQP, from the coding sequence ATGCGCATCCGCGACCCCATCCACGGCACCATCCCCGTCTCTGACGCGGAGAAGGCCGTCATCGACAGCCGGCACTACCAGCGGCTTCGCTACGTGCGCCAGCTGGGCTTCGGAGACCTCGCCTTTCCGGGCGCCACGCACACGCGCCACGTCCACTCCCTGGGCGCCATGCACGTGGCCTCGCGCGTCTTCGGCGCGGTGGCCTCGCGCTCGTCACTGCCGGACGAGGTGCGGGAGCGCTTCTGTGCGGCCGTCCGCCTGGCGGTGCTCTGCCATGACTTGGGCCACATGCCGCTGTCCCATGCCTCGGAGCGGATTGCTCCGAAGCGCTCCCTCCTGCGCCTGCCCTCCTGGCTGGACTCCACTGCGGAGGGGGAGCAGGCCACCCACGAGGACTTCACGGCGAAAATCCTCCTCGACAGCTCGCTGACGCCCATCATCCAGCAGCACTTCGGCACGCTGGACATCACCCCCATGGCGGCGGTGGCGCTGATTACCGGCGCGAAGCCGCCCAGGGACCCGGGCTTCACGCACCAGGGCGTGGACTGGTCACCGCTGCTGCGGGCCATCGTCTCCGGTGAGTTGGACGCGGACCGCATGGACTACCTGCTGCGGGACTCCTTCTACACGGGAGTCAACTACGGCCGGTACGACATGGATTGGATCATCAACAACCTCAACCCGGCGGTGAAGGACGGGCGGGCGTACCTCGCGCTGAGCCGGGCGGCGGCCTTCGCCTTCGAGGACTTCCTGCTGAGCCGCTACCACATGTTCGTGTCGGTGTACCTGCACCACACGTCGGTCAACTTCGACTACATGCTGCGGCGCTACTACGAGGAGTCACCCGGCGAGTTCGAGATTCCAGCAGACTCGGAAGCCTTCCTCCTCTGCGACGACGCGGCGCTCTGGTACACGCTGCGCCGCTCGAAGAACCGCTGGGCGGAGCGCATCACCCGGCGGCAGGGCTTCAAGCTGCTGGCGCAATTCACCGAGCGTGACACGGGCTACGATTTGGACGTGCTGCGCAGCGCGCTGGTGACGCACAACTTCGAACACTACGTCGTCGAGTCGCAGAACGTGCTCAGCAAGTACGCCTCGGGCCCGGGAGGCAAGGGACCGAGCCTGTTCATCATCGACGCTTCGACGGGGCGTTTGACGGAAGTGGCGCGCTACACGCCGCTGTATCAGCGATACAGTGGCGCGGTGCGCCTCAGCCGTCTGTACGTACGGCCGGACCAGGCGGAGAAGGCGCACGAGCTGATGGGCCGGCTCCTCGGCCAGACGGTGCAACCATGA